A window of the Henckelia pumila isolate YLH828 chromosome 3, ASM3356847v2, whole genome shotgun sequence genome harbors these coding sequences:
- the LOC140890901 gene encoding uncharacterized protein has translation MGHSFKILAFFLLSNILSISTATRAIEPECGSCSKPPVVPVLPVPPVTGIVPPVIGIITPVIGPKLPVPPVTGVLPPVTGIVPPVTGIVTPVIGPKLPVPPVTGVLPPVTGIVPPVTGIVTPVIGPKLPVPPVTGVVPPVTGIVTPVIGVVTPIVGIVPLPPVTTTPKKGKPCAPPAHKKASCPVNTLKLGACASVLGGAASIVLGDPAVNKCCPIISGLLDAEAAACLCTTLKIKALDLKIYVPVALQLLVYCGKTPPPGYTCAV, from the coding sequence ATGGGACACTCATTCAAGATTTTAGCTTTTTTCCTCCTTTCCAATATTCTCTCCATTTCCACAGCCACTCGAGCCATTGAACCCGAGTGTGGCTCTTGTTCCAAGCCTCCCGTCGTCCCCGTACTCCCCGTCCCTCCCGTGACCGGCATTGTCCCTCCCGTGATCGGAATCATCACTCCCGTTATCGGACCTAAACTACCCGTGCCACCCGTGACCGGCGTCCTCCCTCCGGTTACCGGCATTGTCCCTCCGGTGACCGGAATCGTCACTCCCGTTATCGGACCTAAACTACCCGTGCCACCCGTGACCGGCGTCCTCCCTCCGGTTACCGGCATTGTCCCTCCGGTGACCGGAATCGTCACTCCCGTTATCGGACCTAAACTACCCGTGCCGCCCGTGACCGGCGTCGTCCCTCCCGTCACCGGCATCGTCACTCCCGTTATCGGAGTCGTGACTCCCATAGTCGGAATCGTTCCTCTTCCGCCAGTGACCACCACGCCAAAGAAAGGTAAGCCATGCGCGCCGCCAGCGCATAAGAAGGCGAGTTGCCCGGTGAACACACTGAAACTTGGTGCGTGTGCGAGTGTTCTTGGCGGAGCAGCTTCCATTGTGTTGGGAGATCCTGCTGTGAACAAGTGCTGCCCGATAATATCAGGGCTCCTGGATGCCGAAGCTGCAGCATGCTTGTGCACAACCCTTAAGATTAAAGCCCTCGATCTTAAAATATACGTTCCCGTGGCGCTTCAGCTGCTCGTCTACTGCGGCAAGACACCTCCTCCTGGCTACACTTGTGCTGTCTAA